GTGATCTGATAGAGGAAGAGGGCCAGCAGCAGGGTGTAAATCACGCCGAACATGCCGAGGGAGGAAAGGGCTTCCGCCGGAGTAAGGGTGGGGGAGACGGCATGTTCCGTCCTCAGGATGCCGTACACAATCCACGGCTGGCGGCCCATTTCAGCCACGGCCCAGCCCACCTGGTTGGCGATCTGGGGGCCCAGCACGGAGAAGACGAAGCACCAGAGAAGCCAGCGCTTCTGGAAAAGCCAGCCCTTTTTCCAGCCCCATATTCCCACCAGGAACAGCGCGGCCAGCGCGCAGCCGATCAGGATCATGATGTGGAAGGAGTAAAAGACGGGCAGGATGGGCGGGCGTTCGTCCTGCGGAATGTCATTCATGCCCGTAATGGGCGTATCCAGGTCGTGATGGGTCAGGAAGGTCAGCAGGTACGGGATGGAGATGCCCGTGACTTCATGGGTGGACGGGTTCATCCAGCCGACGAGGTGGAGGGGCAGGGGGGCGCCCGTTTCCATCACGCCTTCCATGGCGGCGAATTTGGCGGGCTGGTGGATGGCGACTTCCCTACCGCTGGAGTCTCCCGTGATGCCCATGCCCACCACGCCGATGAGGCCGATGACCAGGGCTACCTTGAAGCTCTTTTCAGCCCCTCCGGTAAAACGTTTTTTCAGGATGTACCAGGCGGAAACGCTGAGGACGAGCGTGGCCCCCGCCAGCCAGCAGCCGGCCAGCGCGTGCGTCAGGCGGTCC
This DNA window, taken from Akkermansia muciniphila, encodes the following:
- a CDS encoding cytochrome ubiquinol oxidase subunit I, with the protein product MDDPVLLSRIQFALTIMFHYIFPPMTIGLGVVLVALEGLWLKTKNELYHKQAKFWTKIFGIIFALGVASGIVMEFQFGTNWADYSRCVGDIFGSPLAAEGIFAFFLESGFLAILLFGWDKVGPKMHFFSSCMVALGAHFSAIWIIVANSWMQTPAGYKLVEVNGKIQAHITSFYDVVFNPSTVDRLTHALAGCWLAGATLVLSVSAWYILKKRFTGGAEKSFKVALVIGLIGVVGMGITGDSSGREVAIHQPAKFAAMEGVMETGAPLPLHLVGWMNPSTHEVTGISIPYLLTFLTHHDLDTPITGMNDIPQDERPPILPVFYSFHIMILIGCALAALFLVGIWGWKKGWLFQKRWLLWCFVFSVLGPQIANQVGWAVAEMGRQPWIVYGILRTEHAVSPTLTPAEALSSLGMFGVIYTLLLALFLYQITHKIRKGPDQEAEEDDGTGEGKLQVPFIKD